A window of the Butyricimonas virosa genome harbors these coding sequences:
- the murB gene encoding UDP-N-acetylmuramate dehydrogenase, protein MIEISENFSLKEYNTFGIDVTCKYFVKCDQESELLEFVGSYELDPEEILLLGGGSNFLFTENFDGVVFYPVMQGCEIVREDDKYVFVRVGSGVVWDDFVAWAVEHGYGGVENLSLIPGHVGATPVQNIGAYGTEAGECIDRVEAVDIVKGEKVTIDAATCRFGYRDSIFKHEWKNRFLVTYVTFRLTKHPEFKLHYGSVKDEVIRLGEPSLKAIRQAIIRIREAKLPDVKVLPNAGSFFKNPMVERVIADTLQEKYPALPVYPVDDDHVKLAAGWLIEAAGWKGKVVGHAGVHEKQALVLVNMGGATGIEIAHLANEIKKSVFLQFGVWLEPEVNVI, encoded by the coding sequence ATGATTGAGATTAGTGAAAATTTTAGTTTAAAAGAATATAACACGTTTGGTATAGACGTGACTTGTAAATATTTTGTGAAGTGTGATCAAGAGAGCGAATTATTGGAATTCGTGGGATCATACGAGTTAGACCCGGAGGAAATTCTACTTTTGGGAGGGGGAAGTAACTTCTTGTTCACGGAGAATTTTGACGGGGTTGTCTTTTATCCCGTGATGCAAGGGTGCGAGATCGTGAGGGAAGATGATAAATACGTGTTTGTCCGTGTAGGAAGTGGTGTCGTGTGGGATGATTTCGTGGCGTGGGCTGTCGAACACGGGTATGGAGGGGTGGAGAATCTTTCACTGATCCCCGGGCATGTCGGGGCTACTCCGGTGCAGAATATCGGGGCTTACGGGACGGAAGCGGGGGAATGTATTGACCGGGTGGAAGCCGTGGATATCGTGAAAGGAGAAAAGGTGACGATTGATGCGGCAACGTGTCGTTTCGGTTACCGGGATTCTATTTTCAAACATGAGTGGAAGAATCGCTTTCTGGTAACGTATGTTACTTTTCGTTTGACGAAACATCCCGAGTTCAAGTTGCATTACGGGAGCGTGAAGGATGAAGTAATCCGTTTGGGTGAACCTTCGTTAAAAGCGATACGCCAAGCCATTATTCGTATACGGGAGGCGAAATTGCCGGACGTGAAGGTATTGCCTAATGCCGGGAGTTTTTTTAAAAACCCGATGGTTGAACGTGTTATTGCGGATACTTTGCAGGAAAAATATCCTGCACTGCCGGTTTATCCCGTGGATGATGACCATGTGAAACTGGCTGCCGGGTGGTTAATCGAGGCCGCAGGATGGAAGGGAAAAGTTGTCGGTCATGCCGGGGTACATGAAAAACAGGCGTTAGTATTAGTGAACATGGGTGGGGCAACTGGTATAGAAATTGCACATTTGGCTAACGAGATAAAGAAATCCGTGTTCCTTCAGTTTGGAGTATGGTTAGAACCGGAAGTAAACGTGATATAA
- a CDS encoding acyl-[acyl-carrier-protein] thioesterase — translation MVKYSEEIGIRGHYTDLEGRLIMKSLCDLFNDVANVQTYALKIDVPTLNEQGLTWMLHKLHILINRMPEQGENVTLETWPSGIDRLFAIRDFRMVAGEEVLLRATSEWMVIDVNRRRPVRLPACVTETAAFCVDGIREIPFELDTKKMPTNFENTRRFTATYDNIDFNKHVTQATYVRWVTNSLSYEFLKDHEITELEIIYEHEVLPDSVVCAGCHVEEEENRVKVYHQVRNESLDKTHCFAVSYWKKR, via the coding sequence ATGGTAAAATATTCGGAAGAGATAGGTATTCGGGGACATTATACGGATTTGGAAGGACGGTTGATCATGAAGTCCTTGTGCGATCTGTTTAATGACGTGGCGAACGTGCAGACTTATGCGCTGAAAATAGACGTGCCCACGTTGAACGAGCAAGGATTGACATGGATGCTGCATAAGTTGCATATTTTGATTAACCGGATGCCTGAACAGGGGGAGAATGTGACATTGGAAACATGGCCGTCGGGTATTGACCGTTTATTTGCGATTCGTGATTTTAGAATGGTGGCAGGAGAAGAGGTTTTATTACGGGCTACTTCAGAGTGGATGGTGATAGATGTAAATCGTCGTCGTCCCGTGCGTTTGCCGGCTTGCGTGACAGAAACCGCCGCTTTTTGTGTGGATGGTATTCGGGAAATTCCTTTCGAGTTGGATACGAAAAAGATGCCGACAAACTTTGAAAATACCCGGCGTTTCACGGCAACATACGATAATATCGATTTCAACAAGCACGTCACTCAAGCCACGTATGTGCGCTGGGTTACCAATTCTTTGTCTTACGAGTTTTTAAAGGACCACGAAATTACGGAGTTGGAAATTATTTACGAACATGAAGTGTTGCCGGATAGTGTCGTGTGTGCCGGATGTCATGTTGAGGAGGAAGAAAATCGTGTAAAAGTGTATCACCAGGTGAGAAATGAAAGTTTGGATAAAACGCATTGTTTTGCTGTTAGTTACTGGAAAAAGCGGTAA
- a CDS encoding aminoglycoside phosphotransferase family protein, whose protein sequence is MEEKIRTLFKQYNGNEARRVEPLPVSGSARRYYRVFTEDRTYVGVYHENLRENRLFVDFTRHFEKSRLHVPHVYCVSEDGFCYLQDDLGPDMLLDVVEREREGEFLSEHTLELYRKALSELLKFQLMGGKGLDYSGCLPRPVFDERCIRWDLNYFKYCFLKLAGVEADEDRLENDFDRLTAKLVMAGADGFMFRDFQSRNIMVVDNEVYFIDYQGGRQGALHYDVASLLYDAIVKIPESQKEELLDFYIRELTESEPGYAEKFREIYYHFVLVRLLQAMGAFGLRGLHEGKSHFIDSIVPGLQGISTLFEPGKLEGEYPEIQYAIRVAFEKYFVPLHPESKE, encoded by the coding sequence ATGGAAGAAAAAATAAGAACTCTTTTCAAGCAATATAATGGTAACGAGGCACGGCGAGTGGAGCCGTTACCGGTGTCCGGTTCAGCCCGGAGATATTACCGGGTGTTCACGGAAGACAGAACATACGTGGGTGTGTATCATGAGAACTTGCGGGAGAATCGTTTGTTCGTGGATTTTACACGGCATTTTGAAAAATCCCGCTTGCATGTTCCACATGTGTATTGTGTTTCGGAGGACGGGTTTTGTTATTTGCAGGATGATCTGGGGCCGGATATGTTGCTGGATGTCGTGGAACGGGAGCGGGAGGGGGAATTTCTGAGCGAGCATACGCTGGAATTATATCGGAAAGCCTTGTCTGAGTTGCTGAAATTCCAATTGATGGGAGGAAAAGGGTTGGATTATTCGGGATGTTTGCCTCGTCCAGTCTTTGATGAACGTTGTATTCGGTGGGATTTGAACTATTTTAAATATTGTTTTTTGAAATTGGCGGGAGTGGAGGCCGACGAGGATCGGCTGGAGAATGATTTTGATCGGTTGACGGCGAAACTGGTCATGGCTGGGGCAGATGGTTTCATGTTCCGGGACTTCCAGTCCAGAAATATCATGGTCGTTGATAACGAGGTGTATTTTATCGATTACCAGGGAGGAAGGCAAGGGGCTTTGCACTATGACGTGGCTTCCTTATTATATGATGCGATAGTGAAAATTCCTGAAAGTCAAAAGGAAGAATTATTAGATTTCTATATTCGGGAATTGACGGAGAGCGAGCCGGGATATGCGGAAAAGTTTCGGGAAATATACTATCATTTCGTGCTGGTGCGTTTGTTACAGGCTATGGGTGCGTTTGGATTACGCGGTCTGCACGAGGGAAAATCTCATTTTATTGACTCGATTGTTCCCGGTTTGCAGGGTATTAGCACGTTGTTCGAACCCGGCAAGCTGGAAGGAGAATATCCCGAGATTCAGTATGCTATCCGAGTGGCTTTTGAAAAATACTTTGTACCTTTGCACCCTGAAAGTAAAGAATAA
- the pyrE gene encoding orotate phosphoribosyltransferase: MNTVAEQVASHLLQIKAIKLEPNHPFTWASGWKSPIYCDNRKTLSYPEVRTYIRDQFVNLIKTKYPQVELIAGVATGAIAQGALVAQELGLPFVYVRSAAKNHGLENLIEGEYKEGQKVVVVEDLISTGGSSLQAVEALRNAGCDVLGMVAIFTYGFQKAIDNFTNAHCVLDTLSDYNAMIDLAQKTGYVQESDVAKLKEWRLSPESYK, encoded by the coding sequence ATGAACACTGTTGCAGAACAAGTAGCGTCACATTTGCTACAGATCAAAGCGATAAAATTAGAACCAAATCACCCTTTTACATGGGCATCTGGGTGGAAATCTCCCATTTATTGCGATAACCGAAAGACCTTGTCTTACCCGGAAGTACGTACGTATATCCGGGACCAATTCGTGAATTTGATTAAAACAAAATACCCACAGGTGGAATTGATCGCCGGGGTGGCTACCGGTGCTATTGCTCAAGGTGCTTTGGTTGCACAGGAACTGGGGTTGCCGTTCGTGTACGTGCGTTCCGCTGCCAAGAATCACGGGTTGGAAAATCTGATTGAAGGTGAATATAAAGAAGGTCAAAAAGTGGTCGTGGTCGAGGATTTGATCTCTACCGGAGGTTCCAGCTTGCAAGCCGTGGAAGCGTTGAGAAATGCAGGATGTGACGTGTTGGGAATGGTGGCTATTTTCACCTATGGATTCCAGAAAGCGATAGATAATTTCACGAATGCTCATTGCGTACTGGATACGTTGAGCGACTATAACGCCATGATCGACTTGGCCCAGAAGACCGGGTACGTGCAGGAGAGCGATGTGGCTAAGTTGAAGGAGTGGCGTCTGAGCCCGGAATCTTATAAATAG
- a CDS encoding SRPBCC family protein, translating to MATRVVSEVQKINSAIADVYAFLSDFSKIGKLIETARQMGAGNQMPELADKIEDVRTTVDACTFMVKGVGEMGMKIVEREEPKLIKLEGDGRLPFEFQVWIQLLDNGPYDTRLRITAEAELNMMMKMLLKGKLEKGINQLAEGLAKIPYGYIR from the coding sequence ATGGCAACACGAGTTGTTAGTGAAGTTCAGAAAATAAATAGTGCGATTGCAGACGTGTATGCGTTTCTTTCTGATTTCTCGAAGATTGGGAAATTGATCGAAACGGCTCGCCAGATGGGGGCCGGTAATCAAATGCCGGAACTAGCTGACAAGATCGAGGACGTTCGCACCACGGTAGATGCCTGTACTTTTATGGTAAAAGGCGTTGGTGAAATGGGAATGAAAATCGTGGAGAGGGAAGAACCGAAATTGATTAAACTGGAGGGGGACGGACGTTTGCCTTTTGAATTTCAAGTATGGATTCAGTTGTTGGATAATGGCCCTTATGATACCCGGTTGCGAATAACGGCAGAGGCGGAGTTGAACATGATGATGAAAATGTTGCTGAAGGGGAAACTGGAAAAGGGAATCAATCAACTGGCAGAAGGTCTGGCAAAAATTCCTTACGGATATATACGATAA
- a CDS encoding DUF3276 family protein, whose translation MEGYEKNDGMEMNDRDEIYSKPVRAGKRTYFFDVKATRNNDYYLTITESKKKLEKDGSQNYEKHKIFLYKEDFDKFAEGLDNAVAYIKAALNGETMAVQEEVETNKFDDIDFDDLSK comes from the coding sequence ATGGAAGGTTACGAAAAGAATGACGGTATGGAAATGAATGATCGGGATGAGATCTATTCAAAACCGGTGAGAGCAGGGAAAAGGACTTATTTTTTTGATGTAAAAGCTACTCGTAATAACGATTACTATCTAACGATTACTGAAAGCAAAAAGAAACTCGAAAAAGACGGTTCTCAGAATTACGAAAAGCACAAGATCTTTTTATACAAAGAAGACTTTGATAAATTTGCAGAGGGGCTTGACAACGCTGTCGCTTACATCAAAGCAGCTCTTAACGGAGAAACAATGGCAGTCCAAGAAGAAGTTGAAACAAACAAATTTGACGACATTGATTTTGACGATCTATCCAAATAA
- the trpS gene encoding tryptophan--tRNA ligase: METVVSGIRPTGNLHLGNYFGAVKNFLKMQDEYKCFFFIADWHSLTTHPHPGNVVENVRKILAEYLACGLNPEKATIYVQSDIKEIAELYLYLNMNAYLGELERTTTFKEKARKQPDNVNAGLLTYPTLMAADIIIHRAHKVPVGKDQEQNMEMARKFARRFNSIYGSELFPEPASFSYTGEGIKIPGLDGSGKMGKSEGNAIYLVDDAATIRKKVMKAVTDSGPTEPNSVKPEVIQNLFTLMDVVSSKDTYDYFNEKYNNCEIRYGDLKKQLAEDIINFCSPIREQIIEYAANPDNLDKVAAAGAEKARASAVATMKEVRKLIGFR, encoded by the coding sequence ATGGAGACAGTAGTAAGTGGAATTAGGCCTACGGGTAATTTGCACCTGGGAAATTATTTTGGTGCGGTGAAGAATTTTCTAAAAATGCAGGACGAGTATAAATGTTTCTTTTTTATTGCTGATTGGCACTCGTTGACGACGCATCCGCACCCGGGTAACGTGGTGGAGAACGTGCGGAAGATTCTGGCGGAGTATCTCGCTTGTGGTTTGAATCCAGAGAAGGCGACAATTTACGTACAAAGTGATATAAAGGAGATTGCCGAGTTGTATTTGTATTTAAACATGAATGCTTATCTTGGCGAGTTGGAGCGCACGACTACTTTTAAGGAAAAGGCTCGTAAACAGCCGGATAACGTGAATGCAGGTTTGTTGACCTATCCTACGTTGATGGCTGCGGATATTATTATACACAGGGCTCATAAAGTGCCTGTCGGAAAAGATCAGGAGCAAAACATGGAGATGGCCCGAAAATTTGCTCGGAGATTTAATTCCATATACGGGAGTGAATTGTTCCCGGAACCGGCATCTTTCTCCTACACGGGAGAAGGAATCAAGATTCCGGGATTGGATGGTTCCGGGAAGATGGGAAAATCCGAGGGAAATGCTATTTATCTGGTTGATGATGCTGCAACAATACGTAAAAAGGTGATGAAAGCCGTAACCGATAGTGGGCCAACCGAGCCGAACAGCGTGAAACCGGAGGTGATCCAGAATTTATTTACCTTGATGGATGTCGTTTCTTCGAAAGACACGTATGATTATTTCAATGAGAAGTATAATAATTGTGAAATTCGTTACGGGGATTTGAAAAAACAGTTGGCGGAAGATATTATTAATTTCTGCTCTCCGATTCGGGAACAAATCATAGAATACGCTGCTAATCCGGATAATCTGGATAAGGTTGCTGCGGCCGGGGCCGAGAAAGCAAGGGCTAGTGCGGTAGCCACGATGAAAGAAGTGCGTAAACTTATCGGTTTCCGCTAG
- the ruvA gene encoding Holliday junction branch migration protein RuvA translates to MYEYIRGELVEATPANAVVDCGGVGYYIHISVNTYSKIVSQNQVMLYIHQIVREDAHLLYGFFSKEEKSLFRALISVSGIGANTANVMLSSMSVEEITGAILTENVNAIKSVKGIGVKTAQRVIIELKDKVGKEGVPVEGLSLSTSAVREEAQAALVMLGFARAQVAKTLDKILASEKVETVENLIKLALKHL, encoded by the coding sequence ATGTACGAATATATAAGAGGTGAATTAGTGGAGGCAACTCCGGCAAATGCGGTTGTTGATTGTGGCGGGGTCGGGTATTATATTCATATTTCGGTTAATACTTATTCAAAGATCGTTTCCCAGAATCAGGTTATGCTTTATATTCACCAGATCGTGCGGGAAGATGCTCATTTGTTGTATGGTTTTTTTTCTAAGGAGGAGAAAAGTTTGTTTCGGGCATTGATTTCTGTTTCCGGGATTGGCGCTAATACTGCGAATGTCATGTTGAGTTCAATGTCGGTGGAGGAGATAACTGGGGCGATACTTACAGAGAATGTAAATGCTATAAAGAGCGTGAAGGGAATTGGCGTGAAGACTGCTCAGCGTGTTATTATAGAATTGAAGGATAAGGTAGGTAAAGAGGGTGTTCCTGTAGAGGGGCTGAGTCTTTCTACGAGTGCGGTTCGGGAAGAGGCGCAAGCTGCTTTGGTAATGTTGGGCTTTGCTCGAGCCCAGGTAGCGAAAACTTTGGACAAGATTTTGGCTTCGGAAAAGGTCGAAACAGTTGAGAATCTTATCAAGTTGGCTTTAAAACATTTGTAA